In the genome of Vicia villosa cultivar HV-30 ecotype Madison, WI linkage group LG7, Vvil1.0, whole genome shotgun sequence, one region contains:
- the LOC131618899 gene encoding uncharacterized protein LOC131618899: MANQRSNEAAIKNLENQVGQLAKQLSEQQPGASFSANTQTNPKEHCKAIVTRSGKEVNSGVNEEVIVEDEEEIIVEDEEEEVTVENEGEKSEEKIEEELVEKERKEKEEREKKDKKVKRNKKINENVSTIPLQHLPYPHVQSRKEDARRYARFMDVFKQLHINIPFSKALEQMPKYAKFMKKMLTKKKKYTNEETVVLDAHCSAIIQKTPPRKEADPGRVILPITIEGNYISNGLVDLGSSINLIPLSVVKRLGKIEMKHTRITLQLADKSIISPYGVVQDMLVKVDKFLFPVDFVVVDMEEDRDVPLILGRPFMKTTRMMIDIDDGIMKVRVQDKEVNFTLFESMKPPKDEHDNFRIDDEKGEIIEVENQFHKDKANHEVKTHHKNFKVGQMVLVCNSRLKVFPSKLKSKWSGPLVVKEVRNYGSIVVEDPKTQESWTVKERRLKVYHDG; encoded by the coding sequence ATGGCTAATCAAAGGAGTAATGAAGCGGCCATAAAGAATTTAGAAAATCAAGTGGGTCAACTTGCAAAGCAATTGTCTGAGCAACAACCGGGAGCATCCTTTTCCGCCAACACTCAAACCAATccaaaggagcattgcaaagccatTGTTACAAGAAGTGGGAAGGAGGTGAATAGTGGCGTAAATGAAGAGGTTATAGTGGAAGATGAGGAGGAAATAatagttgaagatgaagaggaggaAGTGACAGTTGAAAATGAGGGAGAAAAGAGTGAGGAGAAGATAGAGGAAGAATTAGTTGAAAAAGagcggaaagaaaaagaagaaagagagaaaaaggacAAAAAAGTGAAGAGGAATAAAAAGATAAATGAGAATGTGAGCACAATTCCTCTCCAACATCTACCTTACCCGCATGTGCAATCAAGGAAGGAAGACGCAAGGCGCTACGCTCGATTTATGGATGTATTTaaacaacttcacataaatattccattttccAAAGCATTGGAGCAAATGCCCAAGtatgctaaattcatgaagaagatgctcacaaagaaaaagaagtacaCGAATGAAGAGACGGTTGTGCTTGATGCTCATTGTAGTGCAATTATTCAAAAAACTCCCCCAAGAAAGGAAGCCGATCCGGGACGAGTCATTTTACCGATCACCATTGAAGGTAACTACATTAGTAATGGTTTGGTTGATTTGGGGTCTAGCATCAATTTAATACCTTTATCCGTTGTCAAGAGATTGGGGAAAATTGAGATGAAACACACCAGGATAACTTTGCAACTAGCCGATAAGTCTATCATTTCACCATATGGAGTTGTACAAGACATGCTGGTCAAGGTGGACAAATTTTTGTTCCCGGTTGATTTTGTGGTAGTCGACATGGAGGAGGATCGTGATGTGCCATTAatacttggaagaccattcatgaagaccacccgaatgatgattgatatcgATGATGGGATTATGAAAGTGAGGGTGCAAGATAAAGAGGTAAATTTTACTCTTTTTGAGTCTATGAAGCCTCCTAAGGATGAACATGACAACTTCCGAATCGATGATGAAAAAGGAGAAATCATTGAGGTAGAGAATCAATTTCACAAGGACAAGGCAAATCATGAGGTAAAGACTCATCACAAAAACTTTAAAGTTGGACAAATGGTGCTTGTGTGCAATTCAAGACTCAAGGTGTTTCCTAGCAAGTTAAAGTCAAAGTGGTCGGGGCCACTTGTTGTGAAAGAGGTGCGAAATTATGGATCCATTGTGGTGGAGGACCCTAAAACACAAGAAAGCTGGACTGTAAAGGAACGAAGACTCAAAGTCTACCACGATGGATAA